One stretch of Fictibacillus sp. b24 DNA includes these proteins:
- the lpdA gene encoding dihydrolipoyl dehydrogenase: MVVGDFATKRQLVIIGGGPGGYHAAIRAAQLGMEVTLIEKEKLGGVCLHKGCIPSKSLTQTAANFSGLSQYKQMGISVPNASFEYDTFTNYYSSVVAGLQKGVEALIKANKIEHLTGTASFMSGERIGIDSGHHFEMYEFEHALIATGSSPLLPDHASLSHRVMTPHTLWELNEVPVSLLIYGEDYFALEAAMAYKQLGSDVSIVVPAEGFGLDASIEKELQRVLKKNKIKVFKNHSWDSAEETADTVTVTLTKDGVEKVSVEATHVLYAAGYSPNVDGLGLEAISIERDEKGFIIVNEHSQSSAGNIYAAGDCTIGMKLASKAIKQGKTAAEHMAGLRSAFNLSLVPYVVHTNPPIASVGLTEKQAIAEGYEVKTGQFSMSGNGFASILGQKEGLSKMVMDAKSDVVLGIHMMGAGAVEMIQAGTYALEMVAREEDLAYPVYAHPALNEAWVEAVENVSGKAIHVPPARKKEKSSV; this comes from the coding sequence ATGGTTGTAGGTGATTTTGCAACAAAACGACAGCTGGTGATTATCGGCGGCGGACCTGGCGGATACCATGCAGCGATCCGTGCGGCTCAGCTGGGAATGGAAGTCACGCTGATTGAAAAAGAAAAGCTAGGCGGTGTTTGTCTTCATAAGGGATGTATCCCTTCTAAGAGCCTGACGCAGACAGCAGCTAATTTTTCAGGATTGTCTCAATACAAACAGATGGGAATTTCGGTTCCAAACGCGAGTTTTGAGTATGATACGTTCACAAACTATTATTCTTCTGTTGTAGCTGGACTTCAAAAGGGAGTAGAAGCGCTGATTAAAGCGAACAAGATCGAGCATTTAACGGGTACGGCATCCTTTATGTCTGGTGAGAGAATCGGAATCGACTCTGGTCATCACTTTGAAATGTACGAATTCGAGCACGCTCTTATTGCTACGGGAAGTTCGCCGTTATTGCCAGATCACGCATCTCTATCTCACCGAGTGATGACACCGCATACGTTGTGGGAGCTGAACGAGGTTCCGGTAAGTCTCTTAATCTATGGTGAAGACTACTTCGCGTTAGAGGCAGCTATGGCATACAAGCAGCTTGGAAGTGATGTCAGTATAGTCGTTCCGGCTGAAGGCTTTGGTTTAGACGCTAGCATCGAAAAAGAATTGCAGCGTGTTTTGAAGAAAAACAAGATTAAAGTCTTTAAGAATCATAGTTGGGATAGCGCTGAGGAAACTGCTGATACCGTGACGGTAACGTTGACAAAAGACGGTGTTGAGAAAGTGTCGGTGGAGGCTACTCACGTATTGTATGCCGCTGGCTACTCGCCGAATGTTGATGGCCTTGGTCTTGAAGCGATTTCAATCGAACGTGACGAGAAAGGTTTTATTATCGTAAACGAACATAGCCAAAGTAGTGCAGGCAATATTTATGCAGCAGGGGACTGTACGATTGGAATGAAGTTAGCGTCAAAAGCGATTAAACAAGGAAAGACTGCAGCTGAACATATGGCAGGACTTCGTTCAGCGTTCAACTTAAGTTTGGTTCCTTATGTGGTGCACACGAATCCCCCGATAGCATCAGTCGGGCTGACAGAAAAACAGGCAATTGCTGAAGGATACGAAGTAAAAACCGGACAATTCTCTATGAGCGGCAACGGATTTGCTTCTATTCTTGGTCAAAAAGAAGGCCTGTCCAAGATGGTAATGGATGCGAAGAGCGATGTTGTGCTTGGTATTCATATGATGGGAGCGGGCGCTGTCGAGATGATCCAAGCAGGAACGTACGCACTGGAGATGGTTGCGCGTGAGGAAGATCTCGCTTATCCGGTATACGCACATCCTGCTTTGAACGAGGCATGGGTGGAAGCTGTTGAAAACGTGAGCGGAAAAGCGATCCATGTACCGCCAGCGCGTAAAAAAGAGAAAAGCTCAGTGTAA
- a CDS encoding dihydrolipoamide acetyltransferase family protein, translating to MVEVKLHDIGEGMHEGEVIHFFVKTGDSVKIDQPLVEVQTDKVTAELPSPAAGTIKDIKVKEGDVVTVGSVILTIEAASTPTSPSSKAEDKVNASEQPVVDKIVKAPSNTTFAGGIATLNKRVLAAPFTRKIARENGVDIEQITGTGAGGRVTDQDVYNFIENGSVPKAEEKIETEAPEEVNTAPSFATKNAEEIPFKGRRKQIAKKMVQSLATIPHVTHFEEIDVTAVMELKKQLKAMDPENKRGMNVSVAAFFVKAIQIALKDFPIFNAKLDEENEVIRLEKNVNIGIATDSDEGLIVPVISHVEQRNVRDIAHDMKDKITRAKTNKLKGSDMTGGTFTISNVGPLGSIAATPIINHPEVALMAFHKTKKTPVVVGNEIVIRSMMNVSMSFDHRVADGATAVMFTNRVKELIENPYFMTLELI from the coding sequence GTGGTAGAAGTGAAATTGCATGATATCGGAGAAGGTATGCACGAGGGAGAAGTCATTCACTTTTTTGTTAAAACAGGCGATTCCGTAAAAATTGACCAGCCGCTAGTAGAAGTACAAACGGATAAAGTAACGGCAGAACTTCCTTCACCTGCAGCCGGAACGATTAAAGACATCAAAGTAAAAGAAGGTGATGTGGTAACAGTCGGATCGGTTATCTTAACGATCGAAGCGGCTTCAACACCAACGTCACCATCTTCAAAAGCAGAAGACAAGGTGAATGCTTCAGAACAGCCAGTCGTTGATAAAATCGTCAAAGCTCCAAGCAACACCACATTTGCAGGAGGCATCGCAACACTGAACAAGCGTGTTCTTGCAGCTCCTTTTACAAGAAAAATTGCTCGTGAGAACGGTGTGGATATTGAACAGATCACCGGCACAGGAGCTGGCGGGCGTGTAACCGATCAGGACGTGTATAACTTTATCGAGAATGGCTCAGTGCCAAAAGCAGAAGAGAAGATAGAGACTGAGGCTCCTGAAGAAGTGAATACAGCTCCATCATTTGCGACAAAAAATGCGGAAGAGATTCCGTTTAAAGGACGCAGAAAACAGATCGCCAAGAAAATGGTTCAATCTCTTGCGACGATTCCGCACGTTACCCATTTTGAAGAAATTGACGTGACGGCAGTAATGGAGCTAAAGAAACAGCTAAAAGCGATGGATCCTGAAAACAAACGCGGCATGAACGTGTCCGTTGCTGCTTTCTTTGTAAAAGCCATTCAAATCGCGCTAAAAGACTTCCCAATTTTCAACGCGAAGCTGGATGAAGAGAATGAAGTGATTCGATTAGAGAAAAACGTAAATATCGGCATCGCCACTGACTCTGATGAAGGTCTGATCGTACCGGTAATCTCTCATGTGGAACAGAGAAATGTAAGAGACATTGCGCATGACATGAAAGACAAAATCACGCGTGCTAAGACGAACAAGTTGAAGGGTTCAGATATGACGGGTGGCACGTTTACAATATCCAACGTTGGACCGCTTGGATCGATTGCAGCGACACCGATCATTAATCACCCAGAAGTGGCGCTTATGGCTTTTCATAAAACAAAGAAAACGCCAGTAGTTGTCGGCAACGAGATCGTTATCCGTTCGATGATGAACGTATCCATGTCGTTTGATCACCGTGTGGCAGACGGAGCAACGGCTGTTATGTTCACGAATCGTGTAAAAGAACTCATCGAGAATCCTTACTTCATGACACTGGAGCTGATATAG
- a CDS encoding alpha-ketoacid dehydrogenase subunit beta, which translates to MTTAVDTKKLTMVQAVTDGMRVMMKEQENVIVLGEDVGQNGGVFRATDGLVAEFGEKRVIDTPLAESGIIGTSIGLAMNGFKPIAEMQFLGFIYPAFNQIMTHASRIRARTLGAFTVPMVIRAPFGAGVRAPEIHSDSVEALFTGMPGMKVVVPSNPYDAKGMLISAIEDPDPVLFLEPMRCYRSTKMDVPDGKYNVPLGKAARLQEGDDVTVFAYGAMIDVVMKAAKTAEEKGINCDVIDLRSLYPLDKEMIAESVQKTGRAVIVHEAPGTGGLGETIMSLINDTSFLYMKAPIERVTGFDTPVPMFALEDHYLPSAERVVQAIEKVTQF; encoded by the coding sequence ATGACAACGGCAGTTGATACGAAGAAATTAACGATGGTTCAAGCCGTAACAGACGGCATGAGAGTAATGATGAAAGAGCAGGAAAACGTAATCGTGCTTGGCGAAGACGTTGGTCAAAATGGCGGAGTGTTCCGTGCAACGGACGGCCTTGTTGCTGAATTTGGTGAAAAGCGCGTTATTGATACACCGCTTGCCGAGTCTGGCATTATCGGGACATCAATCGGACTTGCGATGAACGGATTCAAACCGATCGCTGAAATGCAATTCCTTGGGTTCATCTATCCAGCGTTTAACCAGATCATGACACATGCATCCCGAATTCGTGCGAGAACGCTTGGCGCTTTTACCGTGCCGATGGTCATTCGTGCACCTTTTGGAGCAGGCGTGCGCGCACCGGAAATCCACTCAGATTCCGTTGAAGCTCTATTTACGGGAATGCCAGGAATGAAAGTTGTTGTTCCTTCTAATCCTTACGACGCAAAAGGCATGCTGATTTCTGCGATTGAAGATCCAGACCCGGTTTTATTCTTAGAGCCGATGCGCTGTTATAGAAGTACAAAGATGGATGTTCCTGATGGCAAGTACAATGTTCCACTCGGAAAAGCAGCTCGTCTTCAGGAAGGGGACGATGTAACGGTTTTTGCATACGGTGCAATGATCGATGTCGTAATGAAAGCTGCGAAGACGGCAGAAGAAAAAGGCATTAATTGTGATGTGATCGACCTTCGTTCCCTTTATCCGTTAGATAAAGAGATGATTGCAGAGAGCGTTCAAAAAACAGGCCGTGCAGTAATTGTTCACGAAGCACCGGGAACCGGCGGACTTGGCGAGACCATCATGTCACTCATTAACGATACATCTTTCCTTTATATGAAAGCGCCAATCGAGCGCGTAACAGGGTTCGATACACCAGTACCGATGTTTGCACTGGAAGATCACTATCTGCCGAGCGCAGAACGTGTTGTGCAGGCGATTGAAAAAGTAACGCAATTTTAG
- the pdhA gene encoding pyruvate dehydrogenase (acetyl-transferring) E1 component subunit alpha produces the protein MEKLFPKLQIINENGEWNDETYRGEITEELTKELYTKMLRSRLFDRKGVNLQRQGRIGTYVPFEGQEASQIGSAMAMGEGDWMFPTYRDHAATMTFGHSLKTLFLYWKGRQEGCIPPEGKNIFPPAVPIASQLLHATGAAWAEKLKGTDRASIVYFGDGATSEGDFHEGLNFASVFNAPVIFFNQNNGFAISVPIEKQMKSKTIAQKAVAYEMEGVRLDGNDVFAVYFHTRTAVERARKGEGPTLIEAVTWRYGAHTTADDPSKYRNQDESTSRREMTDPILRLERFMKNENMWDEKWAADLQESLTAEIEAAVKEMEETPAPHYNDVFDHVFAENPWPIESQKKAYAHSRGDR, from the coding sequence ATGGAAAAGTTATTTCCGAAATTGCAGATCATTAATGAGAACGGCGAGTGGAATGATGAAACATACCGCGGTGAGATCACAGAGGAACTGACGAAAGAGCTTTATACGAAGATGCTTCGTTCAAGACTTTTTGACCGCAAAGGGGTAAACCTTCAGCGTCAAGGACGGATTGGTACGTACGTTCCGTTTGAGGGCCAAGAAGCGTCACAGATCGGAAGCGCCATGGCTATGGGTGAGGGTGACTGGATGTTCCCGACCTATCGTGATCATGCGGCTACAATGACTTTTGGACATTCGCTAAAAACACTCTTCCTTTATTGGAAAGGACGCCAAGAAGGGTGTATTCCGCCAGAAGGAAAGAACATATTCCCTCCAGCCGTTCCGATCGCGTCACAGCTTCTGCATGCAACGGGTGCAGCTTGGGCTGAAAAGTTAAAAGGAACAGACCGCGCTTCCATCGTCTACTTTGGTGACGGTGCAACTTCTGAAGGAGATTTTCATGAAGGATTGAACTTTGCGAGCGTGTTCAATGCACCTGTTATTTTCTTTAACCAAAACAATGGATTCGCGATTTCGGTTCCGATTGAAAAGCAGATGAAAAGTAAAACGATCGCACAGAAAGCGGTAGCTTATGAGATGGAAGGCGTTCGTCTAGACGGAAATGATGTGTTTGCTGTCTACTTCCACACGCGTACTGCAGTTGAACGCGCACGAAAAGGAGAAGGACCGACACTCATTGAGGCAGTAACGTGGCGTTATGGCGCACATACAACCGCTGATGATCCTTCTAAATATAGAAATCAAGACGAGTCAACAAGTCGCCGTGAAATGACAGATCCAATTTTACGACTAGAACGTTTTATGAAAAACGAAAACATGTGGGATGAGAAATGGGCTGCAGACCTCCAAGAATCACTAACAGCTGAGATAGAAGCAGCGGTAAAAGAAATGGAAGAGACGCCAGCACCACATTATAATGATGTGTTTGATCATGTTTTTGCGGAAAATCCTTGGCCGATTGAAAGCCAAAAGAAAGCATACGCTCATTCAAGAGGTGATCGCTAA
- a CDS encoding Leu/Phe/Val dehydrogenase — MFEKISQHEQVVFCNDPSTGLKAIIAIHNTTLGPALGGCRMRPYASVDEALEDVLRLSKGMTYKCAGADVDFGGGKSVIIGDPTSDKSPELFRAFGQFVDSLNGRFYTGTDMGTTPDDFVHALKETNCIVGVPEEYGGSGDSSVPTAQGVIYGLQATIQTLEGTDELAGKAYSIQGLGKVGFKVAEQLLAAGAQIYVTDINENALKMIQERAELLPGNVEVVEGNDIYGVDADIFIPCALGGIINDETIDKLKVKAIVGSANNQLLEDKHGLYLQQQGILYGPDYIVNAGGLIQVADELYGPNKARVLTKTRAIYDSLIQIYSESTRNNISTMEAANLFCEEKLAARTKRNSFFAHNRRPKWQVRN, encoded by the coding sequence ATGTTTGAAAAAATATCACAGCACGAGCAAGTTGTTTTTTGTAACGATCCATCGACAGGTCTCAAGGCAATCATTGCTATACATAATACAACGCTTGGACCTGCTCTTGGCGGATGCAGAATGAGGCCATATGCGTCAGTTGACGAAGCACTTGAAGATGTTCTACGCCTTTCAAAAGGAATGACGTACAAGTGTGCAGGAGCAGACGTGGACTTTGGAGGCGGAAAATCAGTCATTATCGGAGATCCCACTTCTGATAAATCACCAGAGTTGTTCCGTGCTTTCGGTCAATTCGTTGATTCGTTAAACGGAAGATTTTACACAGGAACGGACATGGGGACGACGCCTGATGATTTTGTTCATGCATTAAAAGAAACAAACTGTATCGTCGGTGTTCCAGAAGAATATGGCGGAAGCGGTGACTCTTCTGTTCCAACGGCTCAAGGGGTAATTTACGGTCTTCAAGCAACAATCCAAACGCTTGAAGGAACGGACGAATTAGCAGGCAAAGCTTATTCTATTCAAGGATTAGGAAAAGTAGGATTTAAAGTTGCTGAACAGTTACTCGCAGCAGGCGCGCAAATCTATGTAACAGACATTAATGAAAACGCGTTAAAAATGATTCAAGAAAGAGCAGAATTACTGCCTGGGAATGTGGAAGTTGTAGAAGGAAACGACATTTATGGAGTAGATGCAGATATCTTTATTCCGTGCGCACTTGGCGGAATCATTAACGACGAGACGATTGACAAGTTAAAAGTAAAAGCGATCGTAGGAAGCGCCAACAACCAGCTTCTTGAAGACAAACACGGTCTCTATCTGCAGCAGCAAGGCATTCTTTATGGACCGGATTATATCGTAAACGCTGGCGGCTTAATTCAGGTGGCTGATGAACTGTACGGGCCGAACAAGGCACGCGTTTTAACCAAAACTAGAGCGATCTATGATAGCTTGATCCAGATTTATAGTGAGAGCACGAGAAACAATATTTCAACGATGGAAGCCGCTAACCTTTTCTGTGAAGAGAAGCTTGCTGCTAGAACAAAACGCAACAGCTTTTTTGCTCATAACAGAAGACCAAAATGGCAGGTTCGAAACTAA
- a CDS encoding thioesterase family protein, with amino-acid sequence MKPGMEVGQTATITATVTPDMFAQFEGKLVHPAYSTVSMVYHMEWAARQIILPYLEEHEEGIGGGIAAKHMAPTPEGAELSVTATLREINGKAVICDVTVYNGKAVAGEGEVTQYILPRAAIAQKIEEMKI; translated from the coding sequence ATGAAACCAGGCATGGAGGTAGGCCAAACGGCTACCATCACAGCTACCGTTACACCCGATATGTTTGCTCAATTTGAAGGGAAGCTGGTTCATCCAGCATATTCGACTGTCAGCATGGTTTACCATATGGAGTGGGCAGCTCGACAGATCATATTGCCATATCTTGAAGAACATGAGGAAGGAATCGGCGGAGGAATAGCGGCAAAACATATGGCACCGACTCCAGAAGGCGCCGAACTTTCAGTTACAGCCACATTGAGAGAAATAAACGGGAAAGCTGTCATCTGTGATGTGACCGTCTATAACGGAAAAGCGGTTGCGGGTGAGGGAGAAGTTACGCAGTATATCTTACCGAGAGCAGCAATCGCACAGAAAATTGAAGAGATGAAAATATAA
- a CDS encoding HIT family protein, with amino-acid sequence MLENDSCYFLQSPKAQDILKGAGLIIPKAHKETVFDLSEKEWTDTYELMQKAKKLLDMEYEPDGYSTGWNVNPVGGQSIPHAHFHIIPRFSDEPFAGRGIRSWIKSEANRRPGKVREVL; translated from the coding sequence GTGTTAGAGAATGATAGCTGCTACTTTCTGCAAAGTCCGAAAGCACAAGATATCTTGAAAGGTGCGGGCTTAATTATTCCGAAGGCCCATAAAGAAACCGTATTTGATTTAAGTGAAAAAGAGTGGACAGACACATACGAATTGATGCAGAAAGCGAAGAAATTGTTGGATATGGAGTATGAACCAGACGGTTACAGCACGGGCTGGAACGTCAATCCAGTCGGCGGCCAAAGTATTCCGCATGCACATTTTCACATCATACCTCGATTTAGCGATGAGCCGTTTGCTGGTAGAGGAATCCGGTCGTGGATCAAGTCCGAGGCCAACCGCAGGCCTGGTAAGGTGCGAGAGGTTTTATAA
- a CDS encoding peroxiredoxin-like family protein has product MRESYEEFDRLSVKVVVVSPADRQQIQEFLDVHGVFPFEIYGDPELNVYHEMGNHHMSTVKSMLAVGADLLKGEVKISDIVPKEKDERKHFLSAVKNQDVNVQGSSWVFDRNGEILWKHIDDSPEDHAKVDEVLKQLQKR; this is encoded by the coding sequence TTGCGTGAGTCATATGAGGAGTTTGATAGATTGTCGGTAAAAGTAGTAGTTGTTTCACCGGCCGATCGTCAGCAGATTCAAGAGTTCTTGGATGTACATGGTGTGTTTCCGTTTGAAATTTACGGCGACCCTGAACTGAACGTGTACCATGAGATGGGGAACCACCACATGTCCACAGTGAAAAGTATGCTGGCTGTAGGTGCGGATCTCTTAAAAGGTGAAGTCAAAATAAGCGATATTGTGCCAAAAGAAAAGGATGAAAGAAAGCATTTCTTAAGCGCTGTTAAAAATCAGGATGTAAATGTTCAAGGAAGTTCATGGGTGTTTGATCGGAATGGTGAGATTTTGTGGAAGCATATAGATGATTCTCCTGAAGATCATGCGAAAGTGGACGAAGTATTGAAGCAACTACAGAAACGTTAA
- a CDS encoding SDR family oxidoreductase yields the protein MINEKIAVVTGASRGCGRAIAEKLGSLGAKLTVVGSSDDIFKTAEKLKDKGYEVLAVKADVTKEEDVADLFKQTFDKYGQVDILVNNAGVGQFKLAEEHSLADFKHMFEVNVQGVFLCSTAVVPHMKERKVGTIITISSDVGRRTIANGSVYTATKYAVQGFSGSLAQELREFGVRVGTVNPGAIDTYFADSEPGLDFKEDWLKVDDIAEAVAYMASAPKHMVVDEIMLHPLSQEYPNV from the coding sequence ATGATTAATGAAAAAATAGCGGTCGTAACAGGTGCATCTCGCGGGTGTGGAAGAGCAATCGCTGAAAAATTAGGAAGTCTAGGTGCCAAGTTAACTGTAGTTGGTTCCTCAGATGATATTTTTAAAACAGCAGAGAAATTAAAAGATAAAGGCTATGAAGTACTAGCGGTTAAAGCAGATGTAACAAAAGAAGAAGATGTTGCTGATCTCTTTAAACAAACGTTTGATAAATACGGACAAGTTGATATTTTAGTAAACAATGCAGGAGTAGGCCAATTTAAGCTGGCAGAAGAGCATTCTTTAGCTGATTTTAAACATATGTTTGAAGTTAACGTTCAAGGTGTATTCTTATGTAGTACAGCGGTTGTTCCACATATGAAAGAGCGTAAAGTAGGAACAATCATCACGATCTCATCTGATGTTGGGCGCAGAACGATTGCGAATGGCTCTGTTTATACAGCTACAAAATACGCGGTACAAGGATTTTCAGGTTCTCTTGCACAAGAGCTTAGGGAGTTTGGCGTTCGTGTAGGTACTGTGAACCCTGGTGCCATTGACACGTATTTTGCAGACTCTGAGCCTGGTCTCGATTTTAAAGAAGACTGGCTGAAGGTGGATGATATTGCAGAGGCAGTAGCTTACATGGCAAGCGCCCCAAAACATATGGTTGTGGATGAGATCATGCTTCACCCTCTTTCTCAGGAATATCCGAACGTTTAA